The Cellulophaga sp. L1A9 genome window below encodes:
- a CDS encoding DUF5995 family protein, producing MNEPKTIKEVLVVLDTIIEECIAKNSRLGLFAYLYRRTTAEILKEVERGGFENNVQLEQMDVAFANLYIDAYQEHAKGNKVSASWLFSFENATEELTILQHIMLGINAHINLDLGIATAATMKGKELTLIEKDFNTVNDILFNITNEMQDRLSRVSPLLFLLDLLGKNTDEKVIDFSMRKARQQSWNSTNLLWALDESQKPEAIAKIDRLVLELGKFIKDPKSKLIGYVLKGIRSFEEKDVGLIITKLQKD from the coding sequence ATGAACGAGCCTAAAACCATCAAAGAAGTACTGGTTGTACTTGACACCATCATTGAAGAATGCATTGCTAAAAATAGCCGATTGGGCTTATTTGCTTATTTATACCGAAGAACCACTGCCGAAATTTTAAAAGAAGTAGAACGTGGTGGTTTTGAAAACAATGTACAATTAGAACAGATGGATGTTGCTTTTGCCAATTTGTACATAGACGCCTACCAAGAGCATGCTAAAGGGAATAAAGTGAGTGCCTCTTGGCTGTTTTCTTTTGAGAATGCAACAGAAGAACTAACTATTCTGCAACATATTATGTTAGGGATTAATGCTCATATAAATCTAGATTTGGGCATTGCAACGGCTGCGACTATGAAAGGAAAAGAGCTTACCCTTATTGAGAAAGATTTTAATACTGTAAATGATATTCTTTTTAATATTACCAATGAAATGCAAGACCGGTTAAGTCGCGTTTCACCATTACTTTTCCTATTAGATCTCTTGGGAAAAAATACGGATGAGAAGGTGATTGATTTTAGTATGCGTAAGGCAAGACAACAATCTTGGAACAGCACTAATCTTTTATGGGCTCTTGATGAAAGCCAAAAACCTGAGGCTATCGCTAAAATAGATCGATTAGTACTAGAATTGGGGAAATTCATAAAAGACCCAAAATCTAAATTAATTGGCTATGTATTAAAAGGCATAAGATCTTTTGAAGAAAAAGATGTTGGCCTAATTATTACCAAACTGCAGAAAGACTAG
- a CDS encoding response regulator transcription factor encodes MAQTIRIVLADDHSLVRDGIRALLEEEEDLVVVAEVSNGKEAIDMVNEKKPDLLIIDIRMPVMNGIDAVEILNKQGTATKTIILSMHDSEEYILKSVNAGANGYLLKDTGKTEFIKAIRTVQQGGKYFSGDISNVLVNNLLSGNKPISEKLKPAKSNENPFDLTSKELQILELILSGLTNKQISEKLENSKRTVETHRFNLMRKMDVKNLIDLSKKAQEFNLV; translated from the coding sequence ATGGCCCAGACGATACGAATAGTTTTAGCAGATGATCATTCTTTAGTTAGAGATGGTATTCGTGCTTTACTTGAAGAGGAAGAAGATTTAGTAGTAGTTGCTGAGGTTTCTAATGGAAAAGAAGCTATTGATATGGTGAATGAAAAAAAACCAGATCTGCTGATTATTGATATTCGAATGCCTGTGATGAATGGTATTGATGCTGTTGAAATCCTAAATAAACAAGGGACTGCTACAAAAACCATTATTCTATCCATGCATGATTCGGAGGAATATATACTAAAATCTGTGAATGCTGGAGCCAATGGCTATTTACTTAAAGATACTGGTAAGACCGAATTTATAAAAGCAATACGTACAGTACAGCAAGGAGGTAAGTATTTTAGTGGTGATATTTCTAATGTCTTGGTCAATAATCTTTTAAGTGGAAATAAGCCTATTTCCGAAAAACTAAAACCAGCAAAATCAAATGAGAATCCGTTTGATTTGACCAGTAAAGAGCTTCAGATTTTAGAGCTTATTTTATCGGGATTGACCAATAAACAAATTTCAGAAAAATTGGAGAATAGTAAGCGTACGGTAGAAACGCACCGGTTTAATTTAATGCGCAAGATGGATGTTAAGAACCTTATCGACCTGTCTAAAAAAGCACAAGAATTTAATTTGGTCTAA